Proteins encoded within one genomic window of Silene latifolia isolate original U9 population unplaced genomic scaffold, ASM4854445v1 scaffold_218, whole genome shotgun sequence:
- the LOC141638855 gene encoding F-box/LRR-repeat protein At2g42720-like — MSRPLKCGKLSEVEDQENTDKISSLPDDLLGHLLSFLPTKNAVSPIKKFHLNCGEHTYDDTHLHAWVSVALLKRVEQLNLSFRGQFNALPHCLFVCQTIVELKICCIKGFRVPNSIHLPSLKILRLTSKNFSDRDSLGKFVSTCSLLQELIVDQCEWHVDSDRHVCLSSQSVKHLTIIYCKDRFEVDAPNLVYLQYYSTEDVDVALSLKSADRLVEANLEFSFTDNSDLIQLGLALIKAVYHVKELYLRGDAIQFLTRTEDDQIPLYPNLVKLYLGLCTYDTWKYVTYWLANLPRLETLIFYQGLVDVYSRAEKWPSNIALIPFSSRVKVIEACSFNGTTTELVILKYLLKNARILKRLILYKVLENFSKKQELQANKKLLMFPRASKTCVVQLRKEEQY; from the exons ATGAGTCGACCCCTGAAATGTGGTAAGCTTTCAGAAGTTGAAGATCAAGAAAATACGGATAAGATCAGCAGTTTACCTGATGACTTACTCGGGCATCTGCTCTCATTTCTACCAACAAAAAACGCT GTATCGCCCATCAAGAAATTCCATTTGAATTGTGGTGAACACACTTATGATGATACGCATCTTCATGCATGGGTTAGTGTTGCATTATTGAAACGAGTTGAACAGCTCAATCTTTCTTTCAGAGGACAGTTCAATGCGCTGCCTCATTGCCTCTTTGTTTGCCAGACAATAGTCGAATTGAAAATATGTTGTATAAAAGGTTTTCGAGTTCCCAACTCGATCCACCTGCCAAGCTTAAAAATCCTTCGTCTCACCAGTAAAAATTTTTCAGATAGAGATTCATTGGGCAAGTTTGTCTCTACTTGTTCATTGCTGCAAGAACTAATTGTTGACCAATGTGAATGGCATGTGGACTCTGATCGTCATGTTTGCCTCTCCTCACAATCGgttaaacatttgacaataatttacTGTAAGGATCGATTTGAGGTTGATGCCCCAAATTTAGTTTACTTACAGTACTACTCCACTGAAGATGTAGATGTAGCTTTGTCACTGAAGAGTGCAGACCGTCTTGTGGAGGCAAACTTAGAATTCTCCTTCACTGACAATTCTGATTTAATTCAACTTGGCCTCGCACTTATTAAAGCTGTCTACCATGTCAAAGAACTATATTTGCGTGGTGATGCTATACAG TTTCTTACCCGTACTGAAGATGATCAGATCCCTTTGTATCCAAACCTGGTAAAGTTGTACCTAggtctttgtacatatgataCTTGGAAATATGTAACTTACTGGCTAGCCAACTTACCTCGGCTTGAAACGCTCATTTTTTATCAG GGACTTGTTGATGTGTACTCAAGGGCAGAGAAGTGGCCTTCAAACATTGCATTGATCCCTTTTTCATCTCGTGTCAAGGTGATTGAAGCCTGCAGTTTCAATGGTACAACGACTGAGCTAGTAATTCTGAAGTATTTACTTAAAAATGCCCGAATATTGAAGCGATTGATCTTATATAAAGTCTTGGAGAATTTTTCGAAGAAGCAAGAATTACAAGCAAACAAGAAATTGTTGATGTTTCCAAGGGCTTCAAAAACATGTGTTGTACAATTGAGGAAAGAAGAACAATATTGA